A segment of the Paracoccus suum genome:
CGCCTGGCGCCGCCGCCGGTGCTCAGCCCATCCCGCATAACCCTCGAAAACAACGGAAAAATCCGGCCGGCGCCGGATCGGGAGACACCTTTCGCGAGGGCAAGTGGCGGAGAGGGTGGGATTCGAACCCACGGAACCCTTGCAGGCTCAACGGTTTTCGAGACCGCCCCGATCGACCACTCCGGCACCTCTCCGCGCTTGGGTGGTGGCGGGGATTTAGTGGGGGGGCGCTGGAAGCGCAAGCGGTTTCTGGAGGGCGGATCGTTGCCGGGGCGGAAGGGGCTGCGGCAGTCGGCAGGGTATCCGCTGTCCTCCCCCGCGACCGACGCGCGTCGCAGGGTGACGCCGCTGGCGCGGGGTTGTCGGCCGTGTCCTGCGCCTTTAACCCTTGGCCCAACCACGGAGGGCTTCCCGATGATGATCTGCCCCGATCTTGCTGCCGCCGTCGGCCGCACGCCGCTGATCCGCCTTAACCGGGCCTCCGAGGCAACGGGTTGCGAGATCTGGGGCAAGGCCGAGTTCATGAACCCGGGCGGCTCGGTCAAGGACCGGGCGGCGCTCTATATCATCCGCGATGCCGTTGCACGTGGGGCGCTGCAGCCGGGTGGCACGATCGTCGAGGGCACGGCGGGCAACACGGGGATCGGTCTTGCGACCTTGGGCGCCTCGATGGGCTATCGCACGGTGATCGTCATTCCGGAGACGCAGAGCCAAGAGAAAAAGGATGCCCTGCGCCTTGCCGGGGCGCGGCTGGTCGAGGTCCCGGCCAAGCCCTACAAGGATCCAAACAACTACGTGCGCTACTCCGGCCGCCTCGCCGAAGCCCTGGCCAAGACCGAGCCGCAGGGCGCGATCTGGGCCAACCAGTTCGACAACACAGCCAACCGCCGCGCCCATGCCGAGACGACCGGTCCAGAGATATGGGAGCAGTTGCAGGGTCGGGTCGACGGCTTTGTCTGCGCCGTGGGCTCGGGCGGCACGCTTGCCGGGGTCGCCGATGCATTGCAGCCGCATGGCGTCAAGATCGGCCTTGCCGACCCGGAGGGCGCGGCGCTGTTTGCCTGGTACACCGAGCGGCGGTTTGAATCGCCGGGAAATTCGATCACCGAGGGGATCGGGCAGGGCCGCATCACGGCCAACCTCGAAGGGTTCACCCCGGACATGGCCTGGCGCATCCCGGACGCCGAGGCACTGCCTTACATCCATCAGCTGGCGCAGGACGAGGGGCTGCTGCTCGGCGGCAGTTCGGCCATCAACGTGGCGGGCGCGGTGCGCATGGCCCGCGAGATGGGGCCGGGGCGGACCATCGTGACCGTGCTCTGCGACAGCGGCAGCCGCTACATGGGCCGGCTCTGGAACCCGGATTTCCTGCGCGAGAAGGGACTGCCGGTGCCGCCATGGATGGATGGCACGCCCGCGCCCATGCCGGACGTCCGCGAGGGCTGAGTGATGACCAGACTGCGCCATCCCGCCGCTGCCCTGGCGGCCGCCCTGATTTGGCTGATGTTGCTGTGCGCGCCGCTGTCCGCGCAAACCGACACCGCGGAGCCGGACTATGCAACATGGGACAAGTTCGCGACCCAGGTCGAGCAGAGCCTCGATCGCAATGACGTCGACGATGCCGCCTTGCAGCAGATGCGCAGCCGGGTCGTGGACTGGCGCGCGCGCTTTCTCGCCGCGCAGGGAAGCAAGTCAACCCGCGTCGGCACCCTGCAGGACCAGATCGCGGCCTTGGGGCCTGCGCCGGCGGCGGACGCAACCGAGCCCGAGGACGTGGCCGCCCGCCGCAAGGAGCTGAATGCCGAACTGTCAGCCGAGCAGGCGCCCGTATTGCGGGCCAGCGAGGCGTACGGCCGCGCCGAAGGCATGGTGACGGCCATCGACAAGACCCTGCGCAGCCGCCAGGCCGCGGCGGTTTTGCAACTGACGCCCTCGCCGTTGCTACCGTCCAGTTGGGCGGCGGCGGCGAGCGACGGGAACCGCCTTGCGGCGGGCCTACGTGACGAGGTGGGTGCGCGCCTCCAGCGGTTTGGCGCGACGGGCGCGGCGCAAAAATTGCCAGGGGTGGCTGTGCCGCTGGCGATTGCGCTGCTGCTGCTGACCGTGGGGCGGCGCTGGGTGAATGGCCTGCCGGGACGCCTGGCCCGTCGCCTGCCGACGCGGGCTCAGGGAGCGGTCAGTTTTATTGCCTCGCTGACGCAGATCGGCCTGCCGGTAGTCGGCGTTTTCCTGGTACTGGTCGCGATCGAAGCGACGGGGTTGCTGGGCCAATGGGGCACGCCCTTCGTGCTGTCGGCCGCCGCGGCGGGCGTGACCTTCTTTATCGGCGCATGGATTGCCCGGCAGCTGTTTCCGGTCGATCCGGCGCAGGCCTCCTTGCTGGGGTTGGTCTCGCCGGCGCGCGACGCCGCGCGGCATCAGGCGACGTTGCTGGCGGCGGCCATGGCCCTCGAGCAATTCATCGCCCGGCCGCTGCTACCTCTCTCCGGGTTCAACCGGGAATCGGATTTTGCGGCCAGCGTGCCGGTGCCGTTCAGCGATGCCGGCGCGGGGGTCGTGCATCTGCCGCTGATCCTGCTGGGCGCGCTGCCACTTTTCCGGCTGGGTAAATTGCTGCGGCCTGCGCCGGCGACCGTTATCACCACCTCCGACAAGGTCCTCGCTACCCTGGCGGCGATCGTCCGGGTCATCGCCGTAGTCGCGCCATTGGCAGCAGTGACGGGCTATGTCACCGCAGCCAATGCAACCCTGTGGCCCGCGGCCGTGACGCTGGCGCTCGCCGGGCTGATCGTGCTGCTGCAGCAGTTTTTTGTCGATCTGTGGCAAATCGTCAGACGCACCCCGGAGGGCGCCCGCGACTCGCTGGCCCCGGTCATCATCGGCCTCGCCCTGTTGCTGGTCGCGCTGCCGATCCTGGCACTGACCTGGGGTGCCAGGGTCTCGGATCTGGCCGAGGTCTGGACGCGGCTCGCGAACGGCTTTCGCATCGGCTCGGTCCGGTTGTCGCCGGGCGCGGTCATCACCTTCTTCGTGGTCTTCGCCCTCGGCTACACAGTGACCCGCGGCGTGCAAAGCACGCTGCGCAAGACCGTCCTGCCGCGCACCCGCATCGACGCGGGCGGACAGAACGCCATCGTCTCGGGCCTTGGCTATGTCGGCATCTTCATCGCCGCAATGCTGGCCATCGTCTCGGCCGGCATCGACCTTTCCAGCCTCGCCATCGTCGCGGGCGCTCTGTCGGTCGGTATCGGTTTCGGTCTGCAGAACATCGTGTCGAACTTTGTCTCCGGCATCATTTTGCTCATCGAGCGGCCGGTGACGGTCGGCGACTGGGTGCAGGTCGGCACGGCGCAGGGCGTAGTGCGCCGGATCTCGGTCCGTTCGACCACCATCCAAACCTTTGACCGGAGTTCGGTCGTGGTGCCGAACAGCGACCTGATCACCCAGCACGTCACCAACTGGACGCGGGGCAGCCTCAGCGGGCGGGTGATCGTCGCAATTTCCGTCGCCTATTCCAGCGACACGCGCAAAGTCACGGACATGCTGATCGAGATCGCCGAGAACCAGCCGACAGTCCTGATCGAGCCGGCGCCCCTGGCGATCCTGACCGGCTTTGGCCCCGACGGCATCAACTTCGAACTGCGGGCCATTGTCTCGGACATCAACCAAGGGACCACGGTCGCCAGCGAAATGCGCCAGCAGATCGTCGAGCGCATGAAGGCCGAGGGGATCGAGATGCCCTTTGCCCAGCGCGACATCTGGCTGCGGAACCCGGAGAGCCTGGCGCCGTCAGGTCCGAATCCGCTTGGGTCCGCTGGCGCCGGGGCGCCGGTCCCGGACACCAAAACCGCTCTGCCGCGCGCGGCGCAAGTCGACACGCGGCGACCGACCAGCGGCGCATCAGCGGATGCCGGAAAACAGGACGAGCTGGATCCACGCATTGCGGCGAGCGTTGCGGGCGGCCCGGCGGACGGCGGGAGCGAAGGCGGGAGATAGGTCACGCCGAGCGAGGTTGCAGTTCACGCCGACACTGCAAAGAATTCTGCCGGCGCCCCAGTCAAAGGATTCCGCCGGCAGCCCTTAGAAGCCGTGCTAAGCATATCCCCGCGATCCGTCCCGCTTGAGGCAGGCGAACCGCGCGAGCATTAGCCGGCGCGGCGCAGCTTAATCGCTGGCCTCGCCGCCTTCGGCGACACGCGCGACCGAGACGACAACCTCGCCCTCGGCCGCGTTCAGTACCCGGACACCACCGGCACTGCGCGAGCGGAAGCTGATGCCGTCCACCGGCACCCGGATCGATTGCCCGGTCGATGTCGCGAGCATCACCTGATCGTCCGGTGCCACCGGGAAGCTGGCGACCAGCTTGCCCCCGCGCATGGCCTTGTCCATCGCCATGACGCCCTGGCCGCCGCGCCCGCGCACCGGGTAGTCGTGGCTAGAGCTGATCTTGCCGGCGCCTCGGGCGGTGACGGTCAGGATCAGGTCCTCATGCGCTGACATCTCGGCATAACGTTGCTGGGGCAGGGCGATGTCCTCGACCTCGGCCTCCGCGTCGTCCTCGTCCGCCTCGGCACCATCGTCGAGCGCACCAGCGATCGCGCGCCGCATCTTGAGGTAGGCCGCACGCTCCTCCGGGGCAGCCTCGAAATGGCGGATGATCGACATGCTGACGACGCTGTCGCCCTTGGCCAGCCGGATGCCGCGCACGCCAGTCGAATCGCGGCCCTTGAAGACGCGCACGTCGGTCGCGCGAAAGCGGATGGCGCGGCCCATCGCGGTCACCAGCATGACATCGTCATCCTCGTCCGCGATGCGCGCATCGACCAGGCTGACGCCGTCAGGCAGCTTCATTGCGATCTTGCCAGAGCGGTTGATGGCCGTGAAATCCGACAGCGCGTTGCGCCGCACATCCCCGGCCGACGTCGCGAACACGACCTGCAGCCCGTCCCATTCCTCTTGCGGCACATCCACCGGCATCAACGCGGCGATCGAGATGCCCGCGCCGATCGGCAGAATGTTGACCATTGCCTTGCCGCGCGTCGTGCGGCCGCCCAGCGGCAGGCGCCAAGTCTTCATCCGGTAGGCCATGCCGTCGGTGGTGAAGAACAGCAGCTCTGTATGGGTATTGGCGACGAAGAGCGACGTGACGACGTCGTCTTCCTTGGTGGCCATCGACGACAGTCCCTTGCCGCCCCGGCGCTGGGCGCGGAACTCGGCCAAAGGGGTGCGCTTGATATAGCCGCCCGAGGTGATGGTCACGACCATGTCCTCGCGCTCGATCAGGTCCTCGTCGTCCAGATCGCCGGCCCAGTCGGTGATCTCGGTCCGGCGCGGCACGGCGAACAACTCGCGCGCCTCGCGCAACTCGTCCGCGATGATCGACATGATGCGCTCGCGCGAGGCGAGGATCGCCAGGAACTCGCGGATGGAATCGGCCAGGGCCTGCAATTCGTCCGTGACCTCGGCGACGCCCAGCGCGGTCAGACGCTGCAGGCGCAGCTCGAGGATCGCTCGGGCCTGCGCCTCGGACAGGTTGTAGGTGCCATCCTCGTTCACGGGATGCAGCGGATCGTCGATCAGACGCAGGTAGGGCAGGATGCTGCCGGCCGGCCAACGGCGGGTCATCAGCTTTTCGCGCGCCTCGGCCGGGTCGGCACTGGCGCGGATCGTGGCGACGACCTCATCGACATTGCTCACCGCGACGGCGAGGCCGCACAGGATGTGGCTGCGCTCGCGCGCGCGGGTTAACTCGAAAGCCGTGCGGCGGGCCACGACCTCCTCGCGGAAAGCGAGGAAGTTGGTCAGGAAGTCACGCAGCGTCAGCTGCTCCGGACGGCCGCCGTTCAGGGCGAGCATGTTGGCCGCGAAACTGGTCTGCATCGGGGTAAAGCGGTAAAGCTGGTTCAGTACCACGTCAGCGGTTGCGTCGCGCCGCAGCTCGACCACCACGCGCACGCCGTTGCGGTCGCTCTCGTCCTGAACATGGGCGATGCCCTCGATGCGCTTGTCCTTGGCCAGTTCGGCGATGCGCTCGATCATGGTGGCCTTGTTGACCTGGAACGGGATCTCGTCGACGACGATCACCTCGCGCCCGCTGCGGCCCTGCTCGATATGGACGCGCGAGCGCAGCAGGATCGAGCCGCGCCCCTCCAGATAGGCCTTGCGCGCCCCGGACCGGCCCAGGATCACGCCGCCGGTCGGAAAGTCCGGTCCGGGCACGATCTCCAGCAGGCGCTCGGTAGCAAGGTCAGGATCGTCAATCAGGGCCAGCGTGGCGTCCACGACCTCGCCCAGGTTGTGCGGCGGGATGTTGGTCGCCATGCCGACGGCGATGCCGCCCGCGCCATTGACCAGCATGTTGGGAAAGCGCGCCGGCAGGACTGTCGGCTCGCGGTCCTTGCCGTCGTAGTTGTCCTGGAAATCGACCGTGTCCTTGTCGATGTCCGCCAGCAGCCAGTTGGCCGCCTTGGCCATCCGCACCTCGGTGTAGCGCATGGCCGCCGGCGCATCGCCGTCCATGCTGCCAAAGTTGCCCTGGCCGTCAAGCAGCGGTAGGGACATGGAAAAGCCCTGCGCCATCCGCGCCAGGGCGTCATAGATCGCGCTGTCGCCATGCGGATGGTATTTGCCCATCACATCGCCCACCGGACGGGCCGACTTGCGATAGGGCTTGTCGAAGGTGTTTCCGGTCTCGCTCATGGCGTAGAGGATGCGGCGGTGGACCGGCTTCAGCCCGTCGCGCAGGTCCGGGATTGCCCGGCTGACGATCACCGACATGGCGTAGTCGAGGTAGGCCGAGCGCATCTCGGTCGCAATGTCGATCACCGGGCCGTCGTGGGCCATCGGCAAGCGCTCGACGCCGATGATGGCGCCGTCATCAGCCTCGGGGGTGTCGGGATCGTCGGGGGTGTCGGACACGGGGGTTGCGCCTCAAGATATTGTTGTGCCGGGGTATAGCCGCCCCTGCGGGTGGGTGCAACGAATGGCTGGAGTGGGCTGGCCAAGGCTGGCCTGGAAAAGCAGGGGGAAAGCCCGCCCGCCATTGCGAGCGCCGTCCCGGCCGCCTATTCTTCGCTCGACGCCGCCCAGAGGGTCCGATGCCTTGCCTTGCCGACGGCGGCGACAGCCGAACGCGCGACTACCTGCTGATCCGCTGCGGCGCGGTCGGTTCCCGCGAGATGCGGCTGGCGCGGCACCTTGCTGCGTGGTTCGGGCCCCGCATCCGTTATCTGGTCGATGCCTCGGCCGGACCGGCGGAGATTGACCCCGCGGCGCGCGCCGCCTCCATCCAGATCACGCCGGAGTGGCTGGCGCATCGCCGCCTGATCTCGTTTGAGACCTCTGGCTGGCGCTGCGGCGACTACTGCTATTATGCGGCCGTGGACATGATCCCCGAGATGGACCGGGCTTGGCTTATCGAGGCGGATGTGTGGCCCAGCTTCGATGATCCCGGCGCGTTCTTCGCGCCGCTGGAGGCAGACCCCGCCGATTTCCTGGCGCCGCTTTACTCGCCGCGGGGCGGGGCGTGGTTCTGGTCCTATACCGCGCGGCGGGTGCTCGGGCCAAAGGTGGCTGTGCATGGGTGCCTCTTTCCCCTCACCCGAATGACGCGCACGGCGATGCTGCACCTGCTGCACAGCCGTGCCGCGTCCTTCACGGTGACTGCGCGGCGCCCGACCACTAGCGGCTGGCATGATGTCGCGCCCTTTCCGGTGCCTAATGACGAGGCTTTCGTCGCGACCGTGCTGACGCGGGACGGGTTTGTCTGCGGCGATCTGTCGGCGCGTGCGCCCGACGCTTTTCTGCCCGACGGATTTACCTGGGATGCGCCGCTCCACCCCGCCGAGATTCGGCTGCCCGCGCTGCGTAACCGGATATTGCACCCCGTTCTGGATGCCGATGCCGCGCCCCGCAAACTTGGTATGCTGTTCCAGCGTCAGCCGACGCGACACGCAGAACGCCGCGCCCAGGTGATCGAACGCCTGGGCGCGGCGGCTTGGACCCGATGGTCGGGCGAACCCCTGCGGGACGCGGCAGTCCCGTAGGGAGGATTGCGCAGCAATCGGGCCCTGCTTGCGGCCTTACTTCTTCTTTCCAGCCTTGGCCTTCTCGCCGGCGGCGGCCGGATTGGCCGAGCTTTCCGCCACGTCGGTCAGGGCTTCGTCTGCGGCTTCTTCCTCGTCGAGGTTGGCCTGCAGCAGGTCGGCGACCTCGTCGAGGCCCAGCAGGTCAGCATAGGCAACAAGGCTGCCATAGCGCGTGATCTCGTAATGCTCGACCGCCTGGCACGAGAAGATGATCGCGGCATCACCGGCTTCGGTGCCGCCGAAATCCTTCAGCAGCGATTCGCCCTCTTTCAGGATGCCGTCCATGGCGTCGCAAGTCTGGGCAACGGCCTTTTTGTCCATCGCCGCAAACGCCTCCTCGAGGCGCTTGATGTGACCCGCGGTCTCTTCGCGGTGGTTGGTCAGCCCTTCGATCAGGGCCTCATCCTTTGCCGCGTCGATCATCTTGGGCAGCGCTTTGTAAATGCGGTTCTCGGCGTAATAAATGTCCTTCAGACCATGCTCGAGCAGGTCGATCAGGGTTTTATCCTCAGAAGCAGTGCTTTTCTTGTCGGCCATCGTATATACCCTTCCAGACTTCCCGGAGGCATCAGCGCCCTCGCCGGGTCGCGGTTCAACCCATTGCCGCGGCAGGCGTTCCGGGCTCTCGCGGCATTCTTTTCACGGCCTCGCGGCGGCCGCGTCCGCCCCTCTGCAAACGCCCGCCTCAAACCTATTGCTTACTGGCGGGACGGCGGGCGGAATGACAGCCTTCGTCCAGGTAACTCCAGGGAGGAGATGATGGCGAACGTGTCTATCCATCCGGCCGTCGACAACGGCGTGCGGCCGGGGCAGCTGAACTTCGCCGGCGGCGAGTTGCACTGCCATTGCGCCAGCAACCCGGTGCGCGTGAAGGTCGGCGCGAACACTGCCCACAACCATGTTTGCGGCTGCACCAAGTGCTGGAAGCCCGAAGGCGCGACCTTCAGCCAGGTCGCCGTGGTCGGCCGGGACGCGGTCAGCGTGGTCTCGGGCGAGGACAAGCTTGAGGTGGTGGACAGCAACGCGGCGATCCAGCGCCACCGCTGCCGGGACTGCGGCGTCCACATGTATGGCCGGATCGAGAACAAGGATCATCCGTTCTACGGCCTCGATTTCGTCCATACCGAGCTTTCGGACCAGGACGGCTGGTCGGCACCCGAGTTCGCGGCCTTCGTCAGCAGCGTGATCGAAAGCGGCACGCCGCCCGGCAATATGGACGCTATCCGCGCCCGCCTGCGCGAACTTGGCCTGCCTCCCTATGACGCGCTGTCCCCACCGCTGATGGACGCCATTGCGACGCATATCGCCAAGGCCACGGGAAAATTGGCGGCATAAAGTCAGCCTTGAAACGTCCGCGCAGAGGCAAGGCGCTCACACGCACCGAAGATCGGGGGCATCCTTTCGGGGCTGCCCCCACACCCGTTCCGGGCTACTGAGCCAGCACCCATACCCAACCGCGAGCGATCACGCATCTCGCGTCCAGCCGAAGGAGAGTTCCAGATGAAAACCCGCGCCGCAGTCGCGCTCGAGGCCGGGCGTCCGCTCGAGGTGATGGAAGTCGAACTCGACGGGCCGAAGGCTGGCGAGGTCATGGTGGAGATCAAAGCCACCGGCATCTGCCATACCGATGAATTCACGCTGTCCGGCGCCGACCCCGAGGGGCTGTTTCCCGCCATCCTGGGTCACGAGGGCGCTGGCATCGTGGTCGAAGTCGGCCCGGGCGTTACCTCGGTCAAGGTGGGCGACCACGTCATTCCGCTCTATACTCCGGAATGCCGCAACTGCCCGTCCTGCCTGTCGCGCAAGACGAATCTTTGCACCGCGATCCGCAGCACGCAGGGCCAGGGCCTGATGCCCGACGGGACCACCCGCTTTCAAATGCTGGATGGCACGCCCTTGTTTCACTACATGGGCTGCTCGACCTTCTCGAACTATACCGTCCTGCCCGAGATCGCGGTCGCCAAGGTTGCCGAGGACGCGCCGTTCGACAAGATCTGCTATGTCGGCTGTGGCGTGACGACCGGGGTCGGCGCGGTGATCTATACCGCCAAGGTCGAGCAGGGCGCGAAATGCGCGGTCTTCGGCCTCGGGGGTATCGGCCTCAACGTCATCCAGGGCCTCAAGATGGCTGGCGCTGACATGATCATCGGCGTCGACATCAACAACGACCGCGAGGAATGGGGTCGCCGCTTCGGCATGACCCATTTCGTCAACCCGAAGGACGTCGGCAATGTGGTCGAGACGCTGGTCAACATGACCAAGACGCCGTTCGATCAGATCGGCGGTTGCGACTACACCTTCGATTGCACCGGCAACGTCAATGTCATGCGCCAGGCGCTGGAGGCATGCCATCGCGGCTGGGGCCAGTCGATCGTGATCGGCGTGGCGCCCGCGGGGGCCGAAATCCAGACCCGTCCGTTCCAGCTGGTCACCGGCCGCGTCTGGAAGGGCAGCGCATTTGGCGGCGCGCGCGGCCGCACGGATGTGCCGATGATCGTCGACTGGTACATGGACGGAAAGATCCAGATCGACCCGCTGATCACCCACCTGCTGACGCTGGACGAAATCAACAAGGGGTTCGACCTGATGCACGCTGGCGAGTCGATCCGCAGCGTCGTCGTCTACTGATGGCGTCAGGCATCACCGTCCGCCCGGCCGCGGCGGACGATGCCGACGCGATCTGGTCAGTGCTGCAGCCGGTGTTTCGCGCGGGGCAGACGTATTGCGTGCCGCGCGACATCACTCGCGAGGCAGCGCTGGCCGACTGGCATGCGCCGCCCTTCTCGGTGTTCGTGGCCGAGGATGCGCAAAGTCGCATCCTCGGCACTTCGCATGTTGGCGCAAACCGTCCCGGCGGGGGCGATCATGTCGCCAACGCCTCGTTCGCGACCGCCCCCGAGGCGCGCGGGCAGGGAGTCGCCTCTGCGCTTTGCGCCCATGCGCTCGACTGGGCGGCAGGGCAGGGGTTTCGCGCCATGCAGTTCAACTTTGTCGTCGCAACCAATACCGGTGCCATACGGCTGTGGACTGCCCATGGCTTTCAGACCCTGTGCCGCCTGCCCGGCGCCTTTCGCCACCCGGCCGAGGGCTTCGTCGACGCTCTCGTCATGTTTCGCCCGCTCTGAGAGGATCCCATGGACCTGGAAACCGTTTCCGAAAACCGCGCCTTTGGCGGAACGCAGGGCGTCTATCGCCACAAGAGCGCAGCCACCGGCACCGATATGACCTTTGCCGTCTATCTGCCCCCGGCGGCCGAGGCAGGGCCGGTCCCCGTCCTGTGGTACCTGTCCGGCCTGACCTGCACGCATGAGAATGCGATGAACAAGGCCGCGGCGCAGGGCCCCGCGTCCGAAGCCGGAATCGCGCTGATCTTCCCCGATACCTCGCCGCGGGGCGAGGGGGTGGCGGACGATGCGGCTTTCGATCTGGGGCAGGGGGCTGGCTTTTACGTCAACGCGACCGAGGCGCCGTGGGCGCCCCATTACCGGATGTGGGACTATGTTGTCGACGAGTTGCTGGCCCTTGTGGGCGATCATTTCCCCCTGGACTTGACCGCGCAGGGGATCACTGGCCATTCGATGGGTGGCCATGGCGCGCTCACGCTCGCGATGACCCTGCCGGAGCGTTTCCGCAGCGTCTCGGCCTTCGCGCCCATCGCGAACCCAGTGGCCTCGGACTGGGGCCGCAAGCAGTTCGCGGCCTACCTCGGGCCGGACGAGGCGAAATGGGCGAGCCATGACGCCAGCCTGCTGATGGCCGAGCGCGGCTTTCCCGGCGAGGTGCTGATCGACCAGGGCGGCGAAGACCAGTTCCTCGACAAGCTGATGCCCGAGGCGCTGGCGCATGCGATGATGAAGCGTCGGCAGCCGGGCATGATGCGCATGCAGCCAGGGTACGATCACAGCTATTTCTTCGTCTCCAGCTTCATGCCCGATCACGTCGACTGGCATGCAGAGCGCCTCTGGACCTGAAGATAGCCGACATTTTCGGATGTTAACGACACCGCGGGCATCTCCGCGGTGTTTGCATTTTCGCCCATCGGTGCGGGACGCCGCTCCGCCGCTGACCCGCCGAGTCTAGCCATAAGACTTTAGCCGCAGCAAAGCCCCGCCTGCGTTGACGCATTGTAATCCGCGGGCTGTGATACTCGTGCTTGCGATCTGGTCCCGGGGGAAAAGGGGGCCGCCGCAGTTTGACGGACGGCGCGCCGGGACTTCCCCCGCAGCTGGGTCCGGACAGGATGACAGGGGAGGGAAACGATGCTGAAGTTGCTGACATCAGCCGCCGGGCTGGCCATTTTCGCAACCGGGGCGCTGGCCAATGAAAGCGTAATGGCCCTGACCAAGGACGACACCCAGTGGGCGTTGCAGACCAAGGACTACGCCAACACGCGCTATTCGACGCTGAAGCAGATCACCAAGGAAAACGTCGGTGACATGCGCGTGGCATGGAGCTTTTCGACGGGCGTGCTGCGCGGCCACGAAGGTGGACCGCTGGTCGTGGACGGCATCATGTATGTCCACACGCCGTTTCCGAACAACATCTTTGCGCTTGATCTGAACGACAACGGAAAGATCCTGTGGTCCTACAAGCCGCAGCAAAACCCCGAGACGATCGCGGTCATGTGCTGCGATACCATCTATCGCGGCCTCGCCTATGCCGACGGCACGGTATTCCTGGCGCAGGCCGACACGACGCTGGTCGCGCTGGACGCAAAGTCGGGCGCGGTAAAATGGTCGGTCAAGACCGGTGATCCGGCGATTGGCGAGACCAGCACCGCAACCGTGACCCCGGTCAAGGACAAGCTCCTGGTGGGGATCTCGGGCGGCGAATATGGCGTGCGCGGTCGCATGACCGCCTACAACATCAGCGACGGCAGCGTCGCGTGGCAGGCTTGGTCCACCGGACCCGATGCCGATATGCTGGTCGATCCCGAAAAGACCATGGTGCTGGGCAAGCCGATTGGCGCCGACAGTTCGCTGAAGAGCTGGGAAGGCGATCAGTGGAAGATTGGCGGCGGCACCACCTGGGGCTGGACCTCGTATGACCCGGATCTGAACCTGGTCTATTACGGAACCGGCAACCCCTCGACCTGGAACCCGTCGCAGCGTCCGGGTGACAACAAGTGGTCGATGACGATCATGGCCCGCGATGCCGACACCGGCATGGCGAAGTGGTTCTACCAGATGACGCCCCACGACGAGTGGGACTATGACGGCATCAACGAGATGATCCTGACCGACCAGCAGTTCGACGGCAAGGATCGCAAGCTGCTCACGCACTTTGACCGGAACGGCTTTGGCTACACGCTCGACCGCGAAACGGGTGAGCTGTTGGTCGCTAAGAAGTACGACCCGGCCGTCAACTGGGCGACGGAAGTCGTCATGGACCCGTCGAGCGACCAGTATGGCCGCCCGCAGGTCGTGTCCAAATACTCGACCGAGCAGAACGGCGAGGATACCAACTCTCAGGGTATCTGCCCGACCGCCCTCGGCAGCAAGGACCAGCAGCCGGCGGCCTACTCGCCCGAGACGCAGCTGTTCTACGTGCCGACCAACCACGTCTGCATGGACTACGAGCCGTTCCGCGTCAGCTACACCGCCGGCCAGCCCTACATTGGGGCCACGCTGTCGATGTATCCCGCGCCCGGCAGCCATGGCGGGATGGGTAACTTCATCGCCTGGGACAACATCAAGGGCGAGATCAAGTGGACCATCCCCGAGACCTTCTCGGTCTGGTCCGGCGCCTTGGCGACCGCCGGCGGCGTGGTGTTTTACGGCACGCTCGAGGGCTATCTGAAGGCGATCGACGCCGAAACGGGCGAGGAGCTTTACAGCTTCAAGACCCCG
Coding sequences within it:
- a CDS encoding cysteine synthase A — encoded protein: MMICPDLAAAVGRTPLIRLNRASEATGCEIWGKAEFMNPGGSVKDRAALYIIRDAVARGALQPGGTIVEGTAGNTGIGLATLGASMGYRTVIVIPETQSQEKKDALRLAGARLVEVPAKPYKDPNNYVRYSGRLAEALAKTEPQGAIWANQFDNTANRRAHAETTGPEIWEQLQGRVDGFVCAVGSGGTLAGVADALQPHGVKIGLADPEGAALFAWYTERRFESPGNSITEGIGQGRITANLEGFTPDMAWRIPDAEALPYIHQLAQDEGLLLGGSSAINVAGAVRMAREMGPGRTIVTVLCDSGSRYMGRLWNPDFLREKGLPVPPWMDGTPAPMPDVREG
- a CDS encoding DUF3772 domain-containing protein: MTRLRHPAAALAAALIWLMLLCAPLSAQTDTAEPDYATWDKFATQVEQSLDRNDVDDAALQQMRSRVVDWRARFLAAQGSKSTRVGTLQDQIAALGPAPAADATEPEDVAARRKELNAELSAEQAPVLRASEAYGRAEGMVTAIDKTLRSRQAAAVLQLTPSPLLPSSWAAAASDGNRLAAGLRDEVGARLQRFGATGAAQKLPGVAVPLAIALLLLTVGRRWVNGLPGRLARRLPTRAQGAVSFIASLTQIGLPVVGVFLVLVAIEATGLLGQWGTPFVLSAAAAGVTFFIGAWIARQLFPVDPAQASLLGLVSPARDAARHQATLLAAAMALEQFIARPLLPLSGFNRESDFAASVPVPFSDAGAGVVHLPLILLGALPLFRLGKLLRPAPATVITTSDKVLATLAAIVRVIAVVAPLAAVTGYVTAANATLWPAAVTLALAGLIVLLQQFFVDLWQIVRRTPEGARDSLAPVIIGLALLLVALPILALTWGARVSDLAEVWTRLANGFRIGSVRLSPGAVITFFVVFALGYTVTRGVQSTLRKTVLPRTRIDAGGQNAIVSGLGYVGIFIAAMLAIVSAGIDLSSLAIVAGALSVGIGFGLQNIVSNFVSGIILLIERPVTVGDWVQVGTAQGVVRRISVRSTTIQTFDRSSVVVPNSDLITQHVTNWTRGSLSGRVIVAISVAYSSDTRKVTDMLIEIAENQPTVLIEPAPLAILTGFGPDGINFELRAIVSDINQGTTVASEMRQQIVERMKAEGIEMPFAQRDIWLRNPESLAPSGPNPLGSAGAGAPVPDTKTALPRAAQVDTRRPTSGASADAGKQDELDPRIAASVAGGPADGGSEGGR
- the gyrA gene encoding DNA gyrase subunit A — protein: MAHDGPVIDIATEMRSAYLDYAMSVIVSRAIPDLRDGLKPVHRRILYAMSETGNTFDKPYRKSARPVGDVMGKYHPHGDSAIYDALARMAQGFSMSLPLLDGQGNFGSMDGDAPAAMRYTEVRMAKAANWLLADIDKDTVDFQDNYDGKDREPTVLPARFPNMLVNGAGGIAVGMATNIPPHNLGEVVDATLALIDDPDLATERLLEIVPGPDFPTGGVILGRSGARKAYLEGRGSILLRSRVHIEQGRSGREVIVVDEIPFQVNKATMIERIAELAKDKRIEGIAHVQDESDRNGVRVVVELRRDATADVVLNQLYRFTPMQTSFAANMLALNGGRPEQLTLRDFLTNFLAFREEVVARRTAFELTRARERSHILCGLAVAVSNVDEVVATIRASADPAEAREKLMTRRWPAGSILPYLRLIDDPLHPVNEDGTYNLSEAQARAILELRLQRLTALGVAEVTDELQALADSIREFLAILASRERIMSIIADELREARELFAVPRRTEITDWAGDLDDEDLIEREDMVVTITSGGYIKRTPLAEFRAQRRGGKGLSSMATKEDDVVTSLFVANTHTELLFFTTDGMAYRMKTWRLPLGGRTTRGKAMVNILPIGAGISIAALMPVDVPQEEWDGLQVVFATSAGDVRRNALSDFTAINRSGKIAMKLPDGVSLVDARIADEDDDVMLVTAMGRAIRFRATDVRVFKGRDSTGVRGIRLAKGDSVVSMSIIRHFEAAPEERAAYLKMRRAIAGALDDGAEADEDDAEAEVEDIALPQQRYAEMSAHEDLILTVTARGAGKISSSHDYPVRGRGGQGVMAMDKAMRGGKLVASFPVAPDDQVMLATSTGQSIRVPVDGISFRSRSAGGVRVLNAAEGEVVVSVARVAEGGEASD